A DNA window from Syngnathus typhle isolate RoL2023-S1 ecotype Sweden linkage group LG2, RoL_Styp_1.0, whole genome shotgun sequence contains the following coding sequences:
- the LOC133144688 gene encoding protein Wnt-2b-A-like yields MRAIGQGTEEWIGECQHQFRRHRWNCSTLEHDPTVFGRVLLRSSREAALVYAISSAGVVYALTRACSQGELGRCSCDPQKRGGDKDERGEFNWGGCSDHIRYGIRFAKAFIDAKEKTLRDARALMNLHNNRCGRSAVKRFMKLECKCHGVSGSCALRTCWMATSDFRKTGDYLKRKYDGAVEVTTNQDGTGFAVADRAFRKATENDLVYFENSPDYCLPDKSTGSIGTAGRSCNKTSRSPDGCEVMCCGRGYDTSTVEQLTQCECKFQWCCAVECKVCKETLDVHTCKAPKQADWLDKT; encoded by the exons ATGCGGGCCATCGGCCAGGGCACCGAGGAGTGGATCGGAGAGTGCCAGCACCAGTTCAGACGTCATCGCTGGAACTGCAGCACACTGGAACACGATCCCACCGTCTTCGGCCGCGTCTTGCTCAGAA GCAGCCGAGAAGCGGCGTTGGTCTACGCCATCTCCTCCGCCGGGGTGGTCTACGCGCTGACACGGGCCTGCAGCCAAGGGGAGCTGGGCAGGTGCAGCTGCGACCCACAAAAGCGAGGTGGAGACAAGGACGAGCGAGGGGAATTCAACTGGGGCGGCTGTAGCGACCACATCCGCTACGGGATCAGGTTCGCCAAAGCCTTCATCGACGCCAAAGAGAAGACGCTCCGCGACGCACGGGCGCTCATGAACCTGCACAACAACCGCTGCGGACGATCG GCAGTCAAGCGCTTCATGAAGCTGGAGTGCAAATGTCACGGCGTGAGCGGCTCGTGCGCGCTGCGGACGTGCTGGATGGCCACGTCGGACTTCAGGAAGACCGGCGACTACCTGAAAAGGAAATACGACGGGGCCGTCGAGGTGACCACCAACCAAGACGGGACGGGCTTCGCCGTGGCCGACCGAGCCTTTCGCAAGGCCACCGAGAACGACCTGGTCTACTTTGAGAACTCCCCCGATTACTGCCTGCCGGACAAATCCACAG GTTCTATCGGCACCGCCGGGCGCTCGTGCAATAAGACGTCGCGCAGCCCCGACGGATGCGAAGTCATGTGCTGCGGGCGGGGCTACGACACCAGCACAGTGGAGCAGCTCACccagtgcgagtgcaaattccAGTGGTGCTGCGCCGTGGAGTGCAAGGTTTGCAAGGAAACGCTGGACGTGCACACGTGCAAGGCCCCCAAGCAAGCTGACTGGTTGGACAAGAcctga